In Streptomyces nodosus, one DNA window encodes the following:
- the gap gene encoding type I glyceraldehyde-3-phosphate dehydrogenase, which translates to MTRVAINGFGRIGRNVLRALLERDSDLEIVAVNDLTEPAALARLLAFDSTSGRLGRPVTVDGNTLVVDGRRITVLAEREPAQLPWAELGVEIVLEATGRFTSAKAARAHLDAGAKKVLVSAPSDGADVTLAFGVNTDAYDPDVHTIVSNASCTTNALAPLAAVLDELAGIEHGFMTTVHAYTQEQNLQDGPHRDARRARAAGVNIVPTTTGAAKAIGLVLPNLEGKLSGDSIRVPVPVGSIVELNTTVAREVTRDEVLAAYRAAAEGPLAGVLEYSEDALVSSDITGNPASSIFDSALTRVDGRHIKVVAWYDNEWGFSNRVIDTLQLLAGR; encoded by the coding sequence ATGACCCGCGTCGCCATCAACGGATTCGGCCGCATCGGACGTAATGTGCTGCGCGCGCTGCTCGAGCGCGACAGCGACCTCGAGATCGTCGCCGTCAACGACCTCACCGAGCCCGCCGCTCTCGCGCGGCTGCTCGCCTTCGACTCGACGTCCGGCCGTCTCGGGCGCCCGGTGACCGTCGACGGGAACACCCTGGTCGTCGACGGCCGGCGCATCACGGTGCTCGCCGAGCGTGAGCCTGCGCAACTGCCGTGGGCCGAGCTGGGCGTCGAGATCGTGCTGGAGGCGACCGGCCGCTTCACCTCGGCCAAGGCCGCCCGTGCCCACCTCGACGCGGGTGCGAAGAAGGTGCTCGTCAGCGCGCCGTCGGACGGCGCCGATGTCACGCTCGCGTTCGGGGTCAACACCGACGCGTACGACCCGGATGTGCACACCATCGTCTCCAACGCCTCCTGCACGACCAACGCGCTTGCGCCGCTGGCGGCGGTGCTCGACGAACTCGCGGGCATCGAGCACGGCTTCATGACGACCGTGCACGCCTACACGCAGGAGCAGAACCTTCAGGACGGTCCGCACCGTGACGCCCGCCGCGCCCGCGCCGCCGGCGTCAACATCGTGCCCACCACGACGGGCGCGGCCAAGGCGATCGGCCTGGTGCTGCCGAACCTCGAGGGCAAGCTGTCGGGCGACTCGATCCGGGTGCCGGTTCCGGTGGGTTCGATCGTCGAGCTCAACACCACCGTCGCCCGCGAGGTGACCCGCGACGAGGTGCTGGCGGCGTACCGTGCCGCGGCGGAGGGGCCGCTGGCGGGCGTCCTGGAGTACTCGGAGGACGCGCTGGTCTCGTCCGACATCACGGGCAACCCGGCCTCGTCGATCTTCGACTCGGCCCTCACCCGGGTGGACGGCCGCCACATCAAGGTGGTCGCCTGGTACGACAACGAGTGGGGCTTCTCGAACCGTGTGATCGACACGCTCCAGCTCCTCGCCGGCCGCTGA
- a CDS encoding prephenate dehydratase — protein MTTVAYQGEPGSNSATATQSLYPGSTELPCTSFEQALDAVALGTADLAVIPVDNSTAGRVADVHRLLPESGLFVIGEYFLAIRFDLMGVPGASPAEVECVRSHLHALGQCRKALREGDWRTLVSDDTAGAAREVAELGDPRHAALAPPAAAQRYGLEVLRAGVEDDPDNTTRFVVLSREAAAPPLTDEPTMTSVFFAVRNIPSALYKALGGFASNAVNLTKIESYQLGAGLNPSCFYVEVEGHPDAPGVALALQELRFFSSEVRLLGVYPSHPHRLREAAADGTTAIR, from the coding sequence GTGACGACCGTCGCATACCAGGGCGAACCCGGCTCCAATTCGGCGACTGCCACCCAGAGCCTGTACCCCGGAAGCACCGAGCTTCCCTGCACCAGCTTCGAGCAGGCTCTGGACGCCGTGGCCCTCGGCACCGCCGATCTGGCGGTGATCCCGGTGGACAATTCGACCGCGGGGCGGGTCGCCGACGTCCATCGCCTCCTGCCGGAGTCGGGGCTGTTCGTCATCGGGGAGTACTTTCTCGCCATCCGCTTCGACCTCATGGGCGTCCCGGGTGCCTCACCGGCGGAGGTGGAGTGCGTACGCAGCCATCTGCACGCGCTCGGGCAGTGCCGGAAGGCGCTGCGGGAGGGCGACTGGCGCACGCTCGTCAGTGACGACACGGCAGGGGCGGCCCGCGAGGTGGCGGAGCTGGGCGATCCCCGGCACGCGGCGCTCGCCCCGCCCGCCGCGGCGCAGCGCTACGGTCTGGAGGTGCTGCGGGCGGGCGTCGAGGACGACCCGGACAACACCACACGGTTCGTCGTCCTGTCCCGGGAGGCCGCGGCACCGCCACTGACGGACGAACCGACGATGACCAGTGTGTTCTTCGCCGTGCGGAACATCCCCAGCGCCCTGTACAAGGCACTCGGCGGCTTCGCCAGCAACGCGGTGAACCTCACCAAGATCGAGAGCTATCAGCTGGGCGCCGGTCTCAACCCGAGCTGCTTCTATGTCGAGGTCGAGGGCCACCCCGATGCGCCGGGCGTCGCGCTCGCCCTTCAGGAACTGCGCTTCTTCTCCTCCGAGGTGCGGCTCCTCGGTGTCTACCCGAGCCACCCGCACCGCCTGCGGGAAGCCGCCGCGGACGGCACCACGGCGATCCGGTGA
- a CDS encoding sensor histidine kinase, translating to MSVPAPPTPSGPDNAPRSTGAVPLVVLLVTAAAFAGVSVAAPRAARIWTAGLALGAWLCVAAMVVFAFRQLRAARRNAGEQSAEISSLRAQLAQQKAAALHLANTALPAAAKQLREGSAADQDLPGTVPVSDPYLHHIEEAFATLMAEALGHERAARSECDRLQRELTRAADELEVLTGTTLPTAVERLREGTPAEVVLAELQWPQTSFLRMPAEFLVRELAHSERRAAAAQAASAKALSRVQAKSVSMLADLREMQGRHGEEVFGDLLRLDHSTSQLGLMTDRLALLMGGRSSRAWNKPIVMESILRGAVGRIAAYQRVRMHCSTRVAISGYAAEGVMHLLAELMDNAANFSPPIDEVHVYVEERSAGLVVTIEDSGLKMADAAMRHAEEAVSGQVTDLASLQGTRLGLAVVGRLAAKYDISVNFRPSSHGGTGVVVLLPHQLLAQQRGPAPALPDRPAPAATATPAPAPAVEPPARTRPAPRAKAQPAVRPDRPEPSPSPAETATPNGLPVRAPGRAMAEAEAEAESERRRRKKATDRSARDEPGPRGRTTARDAGSQFGAFHRGRRAPSGDGTPDGTATSEPPTAQ from the coding sequence ATGTCAGTGCCTGCTCCCCCCACCCCGTCCGGGCCAGACAACGCGCCCCGCTCCACCGGGGCCGTCCCCCTGGTCGTGCTGCTGGTGACCGCCGCCGCCTTCGCCGGCGTCTCTGTGGCGGCACCCCGGGCCGCCCGCATCTGGACGGCGGGCCTGGCTCTGGGGGCCTGGCTGTGTGTGGCCGCCATGGTCGTCTTCGCCTTCCGACAGCTCCGCGCCGCCCGCCGGAACGCCGGCGAGCAGAGCGCCGAAATCAGCTCGCTGCGCGCGCAGTTGGCGCAGCAGAAGGCCGCTGCGCTCCATCTGGCGAACACCGCCCTGCCGGCCGCGGCCAAGCAGTTGCGGGAGGGCTCCGCGGCGGACCAGGACCTGCCGGGCACCGTGCCGGTCTCGGACCCGTACCTCCATCACATCGAGGAGGCCTTCGCGACCCTGATGGCGGAGGCCCTCGGGCACGAGCGGGCCGCTCGCTCCGAATGCGACCGTCTCCAGCGGGAGTTGACCCGTGCGGCGGACGAGCTGGAGGTGCTGACCGGCACGACGCTGCCCACCGCGGTCGAGAGACTGAGGGAGGGCACTCCGGCGGAGGTCGTCCTCGCCGAGTTGCAGTGGCCGCAGACGTCGTTCCTGCGGATGCCGGCGGAGTTCCTCGTCCGCGAACTCGCCCACAGCGAACGGCGGGCCGCCGCCGCGCAGGCCGCGTCCGCCAAGGCTCTCAGCCGCGTCCAGGCGAAGTCCGTCAGCATGCTCGCCGACCTGAGGGAGATGCAGGGCCGCCACGGCGAGGAGGTCTTCGGTGATCTGCTGCGCCTGGACCACAGCACCTCGCAGCTGGGCCTGATGACCGACCGGCTGGCGCTGCTCATGGGCGGCCGCTCCAGCCGTGCGTGGAACAAGCCGATCGTGATGGAGAGCATCCTGCGGGGCGCGGTCGGCCGGATCGCCGCGTACCAGCGGGTGCGGATGCACTGCTCGACCAGGGTCGCGATCTCCGGTTACGCGGCGGAGGGCGTGATGCATCTGCTCGCCGAACTGATGGACAACGCGGCCAACTTCTCGCCCCCGATCGACGAGGTCCATGTCTATGTCGAGGAGCGCAGCGCCGGCCTCGTCGTGACCATCGAGGACAGCGGGCTGAAGATGGCCGACGCGGCGATGCGTCACGCCGAGGAGGCCGTGTCCGGGCAGGTGACCGACCTGGCCTCGCTGCAGGGCACCCGGCTGGGCCTCGCCGTGGTCGGGCGTCTGGCCGCCAAGTACGACATCAGCGTCAACTTCCGCCCCTCGTCCCACGGCGGCACCGGTGTCGTCGTCCTGCTGCCGCATCAGCTGCTCGCTCAGCAGCGCGGCCCCGCCCCGGCCCTGCCGGATCGCCCCGCGCCGGCCGCGACCGCCACGCCCGCTCCGGCTCCCGCGGTGGAGCCCCCGGCGCGCACCCGGCCCGCACCCAGGGCGAAGGCACAGCCGGCCGTTCGGCCGGACCGTCCCGAGCCGTCGCCGTCCCCGGCGGAGACCGCCACACCGAACGGTCTGCCCGTGCGCGCCCCCGGTCGCGCCATGGCCGAGGCCGAGGCGGAGGCCGAGAGCGAACGCCGGCGGCGCAAGAAGGCCACCGACCGCTCCGCACGGGACGAGCCGGGGCCCCGGGGCCGGACGACGGCCCGCGACGCCGGATCCCAGTTCGGTGCCTTCCACCGCGGGCGCCGGGCCCCGTCGGGCGACGGCACGCCCGACGGGACGGCGACGTCCGAACCGCCCACCGCGCAGTAG
- a CDS encoding roadblock/LC7 domain-containing protein, with protein sequence MQTTDNSLTWLLEDLLTNTPGTRHALVLSRDGLKLCWTADLTPDRADQLSAICSGMQSLAHGASVEFGDGTGGVQHSMTAFHGGHLFIVEAGDGAHLAVVADEDADPGVVGNQMTALVEKIGEHLRAEPRQPAAGSASS encoded by the coding sequence ATGCAGACCACAGACAACAGCCTCACCTGGCTCCTTGAAGACCTCCTCACCAACACCCCGGGCACGCGTCATGCGCTGGTCCTGTCCCGGGACGGCCTGAAGCTGTGCTGGACCGCGGACCTCACCCCCGACCGGGCCGATCAGCTGTCCGCGATCTGCTCGGGCATGCAGTCCCTCGCCCACGGCGCGTCCGTGGAGTTCGGCGACGGCACCGGCGGGGTGCAGCACTCCATGACCGCCTTCCACGGCGGACATCTGTTCATCGTGGAGGCCGGCGACGGCGCCCATCTGGCCGTGGTGGCGGACGAGGACGCCGACCCGGGTGTGGTGGGCAATCAGATGACCGCGTTGGTCGAGAAGATCGGCGAGCATCTGCGGGCCGAACCCCGTCAGCCCGCCGCGGGGAGTGCGTCCTCGTGA
- a CDS encoding DUF742 domain-containing protein: MKRRPVDTGDPDRLYTVTGGRSRADDQFDLVTLVVTECEPTAGMQSEHVRILELCRHPTALVEVAAELDLPITVVRILLGDLLDMGKITARHPRAARAIAELPETALLKEVLHGLRNL; the protein is encoded by the coding sequence GTGAAACGCAGGCCCGTGGACACCGGTGATCCCGATCGGCTCTACACGGTCACGGGTGGACGCAGCCGCGCCGACGATCAGTTCGACCTGGTCACCCTGGTGGTCACCGAATGCGAGCCCACGGCGGGCATGCAGTCGGAGCACGTCCGGATCCTCGAGCTGTGCAGACACCCCACGGCCCTGGTCGAGGTCGCTGCCGAGCTGGACCTGCCGATCACGGTGGTGCGCATCCTGCTCGGTGATCTTCTCGACATGGGCAAGATCACCGCCCGCCATCCGCGCGCGGCGCGTGCCATCGCCGAACTTCCCGAAACCGCCCTTCTCAAGGAGGTGCTCCATGGGCTCCGCAACCTCTGA
- a CDS encoding GTP-binding protein — protein sequence MGSATSELPSTRVPLTDAAETGLKIVVVGGFGVGKTTLVRSVSEIRPLSTEEVMTQAGVGVDETGAVQSKTTTTVAFDFGRISLNEQMVLYLFGAPGQKRFWFLWDRLFSGTLGAVVLVDTRRMDDSWYAIDRLEHHRTPFVVAVNRFEDDPTRHSLEEIRQALALPDHVPLVECDARVRESGKDVLITLVDHLYRLAMAREGAS from the coding sequence ATGGGCTCCGCAACCTCTGAGCTGCCTTCCACCCGCGTGCCCCTGACCGATGCCGCCGAGACCGGTCTGAAGATCGTCGTGGTGGGCGGGTTCGGGGTCGGCAAGACGACCCTGGTCCGGTCCGTCAGCGAGATCCGGCCGCTGAGCACCGAAGAGGTGATGACGCAGGCCGGGGTCGGCGTCGACGAGACCGGCGCGGTGCAGTCGAAGACCACCACCACGGTGGCCTTCGACTTCGGGCGGATCAGCCTCAACGAGCAGATGGTGCTCTATCTGTTCGGGGCCCCCGGTCAGAAGCGGTTCTGGTTCCTGTGGGACCGGCTGTTCTCGGGCACGCTGGGCGCGGTGGTCCTGGTCGACACCCGGCGGATGGACGACTCCTGGTACGCCATCGACCGGCTGGAACACCACAGGACGCCGTTCGTGGTGGCCGTCAACCGTTTCGAGGACGATCCCACCCGGCACTCCCTGGAGGAGATCCGGCAGGCGCTCGCGCTGCCCGACCATGTGCCGCTGGTCGAGTGCGACGCGCGAGTGCGGGAGTCCGGCAAGGACGTACTGATCACCCTCGTGGACCATCTGTACCGACTGGCCATGGCTCGGGAGGGCGCATCATGA
- a CDS encoding cytochrome P450, which translates to MTDTASDRPAAPGCPAHGGAVRMAGLEYQQTPSQLYRTLRREHGAVAPVLLDGDVPAWLVLGYTEVSYVVRHDELFARDSRRWNQWDSIPADWPLLPYVGYQPSVLFTEGEEHRRRAGVITHALEGIDQFQLARDCQYIADQLIGAFAGSGQAELMRAYAHAVPMRAAVQMCGMPHSGTDTEQFVDDLRISLDAAEGDDPVAAYARVGERLRRLVGEKREKPGPDVTSRMLSHPAGLTDEEVVQDLISVIAAAQQPTGNWIGNTLRLLLTDERFALNVSGGRLSVGEALNEVLWLDTPTQNFIGRWAVRDTQLGGRQIRAGDCLVLGLAAANTDPQIWPESHVGAENSAHLSFGNGEHRCPYPAPLLADVIARTAVETLLDRLPDLVLAVEPEELTWRPSIWMRGLTALPAEFTPAVH; encoded by the coding sequence ATGACCGACACCGCTTCCGACCGTCCGGCCGCCCCGGGCTGCCCCGCCCACGGGGGCGCCGTGCGGATGGCCGGTCTGGAGTACCAGCAGACGCCGTCCCAGCTGTACCGGACGCTGCGCCGCGAACACGGTGCCGTCGCGCCCGTGCTCCTGGACGGGGACGTCCCCGCCTGGCTGGTACTGGGCTACACCGAGGTCAGCTATGTGGTCAGGCACGACGAGCTGTTCGCCCGGGACTCACGCCGCTGGAACCAGTGGGACAGCATTCCCGCGGACTGGCCGCTGCTGCCGTATGTGGGCTACCAGCCGTCGGTGCTGTTCACCGAGGGGGAGGAGCACCGGCGGCGGGCCGGGGTCATCACGCACGCGCTGGAGGGGATCGACCAGTTCCAGCTGGCCCGGGACTGCCAGTACATCGCCGATCAGCTCATCGGCGCCTTCGCCGGCAGTGGTCAGGCCGAGCTGATGAGGGCCTATGCGCACGCCGTTCCGATGCGCGCCGCGGTGCAGATGTGCGGGATGCCGCACAGCGGCACGGACACCGAGCAGTTCGTGGACGACCTGCGGATCTCCCTGGACGCGGCGGAGGGCGACGACCCGGTCGCGGCGTACGCGCGGGTGGGTGAGCGGCTGCGGCGGTTGGTCGGGGAGAAGCGCGAGAAGCCCGGCCCGGACGTCACCTCGCGAATGCTGTCGCATCCGGCCGGTCTGACCGACGAGGAGGTCGTCCAGGACCTGATCTCCGTCATCGCCGCGGCTCAGCAGCCGACCGGCAACTGGATCGGCAACACGCTCAGGCTGCTGCTCACCGACGAGCGTTTCGCCCTGAACGTCTCGGGTGGCCGCCTCAGCGTGGGCGAGGCCCTGAACGAGGTGCTGTGGCTGGACACCCCGACGCAGAACTTCATCGGGCGCTGGGCGGTGCGCGACACCCAGCTCGGCGGACGGCAGATCCGGGCGGGCGACTGTCTGGTGCTGGGCCTGGCCGCGGCCAACACCGATCCGCAGATCTGGCCCGAGTCGCATGTCGGCGCCGAGAACTCCGCGCATCTGTCGTTCGGCAACGGTGAGCACCGCTGCCCCTACCCGGCCCCGCTCCTGGCCGATGTCATCGCCCGTACTGCGGTCGAGACACTGCTGGACCGGCTGCCGGATCTGGTGCTGGCGGTGGAACCGGAGGAGCTGACCTGGCGGCCGTCGATCTGGATGCGCGGGCTGACGGCCCTGCCGGCGGAGTTCACACCCGCGGTTCACTAG
- a CDS encoding cytochrome P450 has product MTTAQQVPDILSAEFAADPYPAYRLMRESAPLIWHEATQSYIISRYDDVERVFKDKGGEFTTDNYDWQIEPVHGKTILQMSGREHAVRRALVAPAFRGSELQEKFLPVIERNSRDLIDGFRHTGSADLVADYATRLPVNVIADMLGLDKADHQRFHGWYTTVIAFLGNLAGDPEVTAAGERTRVEFAEYMFPIIRERRENPGDDLLSTLCAAEVDGVRMSDEDIKAFCSLLLAAGGETTDKAIAGIFANLLRHPEQLAAVREDRSLIARAFAETLRYTPPVHMIMRQSAGEVTLSGGTVPPGATVTCLIGAANRDETRYRDPDRFDIFRDDLNTTTAFSAAADHLAFALGRHFCVGALLAKAEVEIGVGQLLDAMPDVRVADGFEPVERGVFTRGPQSLPVRFTPRAD; this is encoded by the coding sequence ATGACCACGGCACAGCAGGTCCCCGACATACTCTCCGCCGAGTTCGCCGCAGACCCCTATCCCGCCTACCGGTTGATGCGGGAGAGCGCGCCCCTGATCTGGCACGAGGCCACACAGAGTTACATCATCTCGCGCTATGACGACGTGGAGCGCGTCTTCAAGGACAAGGGCGGCGAGTTCACGACCGACAACTACGACTGGCAGATCGAACCCGTCCACGGCAAAACGATCCTGCAGATGAGCGGTCGTGAGCACGCCGTCCGGCGGGCCCTGGTCGCTCCCGCCTTCCGCGGCAGCGAGCTGCAGGAGAAGTTCCTGCCCGTCATCGAGCGCAACTCCCGTGATCTCATCGACGGGTTCCGGCACACCGGCTCCGCCGATCTGGTCGCCGACTACGCGACCCGGCTGCCCGTCAATGTCATCGCGGACATGCTGGGCCTGGACAAGGCCGACCACCAGCGGTTCCACGGCTGGTACACGACCGTCATCGCCTTCCTGGGCAACCTCGCGGGCGACCCCGAGGTGACGGCGGCCGGTGAGCGGACCAGGGTGGAGTTCGCCGAGTACATGTTCCCGATCATCCGGGAGCGCCGGGAGAATCCCGGTGACGACCTGCTGTCCACCCTGTGCGCCGCGGAGGTCGACGGCGTCCGGATGAGCGACGAGGACATCAAGGCCTTCTGCAGCCTGCTGCTGGCGGCCGGCGGCGAGACCACCGACAAGGCGATCGCCGGCATCTTCGCCAATCTGCTGAGGCACCCGGAGCAGTTGGCGGCCGTCCGTGAGGACCGTAGTCTGATCGCGCGTGCCTTCGCCGAGACGCTCCGCTACACGCCCCCGGTCCACATGATCATGCGGCAGTCGGCCGGTGAGGTCACGCTCAGCGGCGGCACCGTCCCGCCGGGCGCCACCGTCACCTGTCTGATCGGCGCGGCCAACCGGGACGAGACCCGCTACCGGGATCCCGACCGGTTCGACATCTTCCGTGACGATCTGAACACGACGACGGCCTTCTCGGCGGCGGCCGATCATCTCGCCTTCGCGCTCGGCCGGCACTTCTGCGTGGGGGCGTTGCTGGCGAAGGCCGAGGTCGAGATCGGTGTCGGCCAGCTTCTGGACGCGATGCCCGATGTACGCGTGGCCGACGGGTTCGAGCCGGTGGAACGCGGCGTGTTCACCCGCGGACCGCAGTCCCTGCCGGTGCGGTTCACCCCGCGCGCCGACTGA
- a CDS encoding S8 family peptidase, with the protein MAQPRSRKIRFAALTGVTTAALLGGLTALPAQAAPAEGKVLAAGSPTAIKDSYIVTLKQNAGFASTSSQGKGLITKYGGNVKKTFGSALNGYTANLSATEARRLAADPSVASVEQNQTVHLTDTTQSSAPWGLDRIDQASLPLSGTYTYPDSAGSGVTAYVIDTGVRITHSQISGRASYGYDAVSGGTPSDGNGHGTHVATTIAGSTYGVAKKAKIVAVRVLDASGSGTTAGVIAGVDWVTKNHSGPSVANMSLGGGASSTLDTAVRNSIASGVTYAIAAGNDNANASSSSPARVTEAITVGATTSTDARASYSNYGSVLDLFAPGSSITAGWNTSDTATNTISGTSMATPHVAGAAAVYLANHTSATPAQVSTALVNGATSGAVTSPGSGSPNKLLRIVP; encoded by the coding sequence ATGGCACAACCGCGTAGCAGGAAGATTCGTTTCGCCGCCCTCACCGGCGTGACGACCGCCGCCCTTCTGGGTGGACTCACCGCACTTCCCGCCCAGGCCGCCCCGGCCGAGGGCAAGGTGCTCGCCGCCGGTTCCCCCACGGCGATCAAGGACAGCTATATCGTCACGCTCAAGCAGAACGCGGGCTTCGCGTCCACGTCGAGCCAGGGCAAGGGCCTGATCACCAAGTACGGCGGCAATGTGAAGAAGACGTTCGGCAGCGCGCTGAACGGCTACACGGCGAACCTCTCCGCGACCGAGGCCAGGAGACTCGCGGCCGACCCGTCGGTCGCCTCGGTGGAGCAGAACCAGACGGTCCATCTGACCGACACCACCCAGAGCAGCGCCCCCTGGGGCCTGGACCGCATCGACCAGGCATCGCTTCCGCTCTCCGGCACCTACACCTACCCCGACTCGGCGGGCAGCGGCGTGACCGCGTACGTCATCGACACCGGCGTCCGCATCACCCACTCCCAGATCAGCGGGCGGGCCTCCTACGGCTACGACGCCGTCAGCGGCGGCACCCCGTCGGACGGCAACGGCCACGGCACCCATGTCGCCACCACCATCGCGGGCTCGACCTACGGCGTCGCCAAGAAGGCGAAGATCGTGGCTGTCCGGGTGCTCGACGCCAGCGGTTCGGGCACCACCGCCGGCGTCATCGCGGGCGTCGACTGGGTCACCAAGAACCACAGCGGCCCCTCGGTCGCCAACATGTCGCTGGGCGGCGGCGCCTCCTCAACCCTGGACACCGCCGTGCGCAACTCGATAGCCAGCGGCGTGACCTACGCGATCGCCGCGGGCAACGACAACGCCAACGCCTCCTCGTCCTCCCCCGCCCGGGTGACGGAGGCGATCACCGTCGGTGCCACCACCAGCACGGACGCCCGGGCCAGCTACTCCAACTACGGCTCGGTCCTCGACCTCTTCGCCCCCGGCTCCTCGATCACCGCGGGCTGGAACACCAGCGACACCGCGACCAACACCATCTCCGGTACGTCCATGGCGACTCCGCATGTAGCGGGCGCGGCCGCGGTCTACCTCGCCAACCACACCTCGGCCACCCCGGCCCAGGTCTCCACGGCCCTGGTGAACGGCGCCACCTCGGGCGCGGTCACCAGCCCGGGCAGCGGCTCGCCCAACAAGCTGCTGCGCATCGTCCCGTGA
- the ssuE gene encoding NADPH-dependent FMN reductase: MATVLSVSGSPSATSRTARLLRHLDDRLVAQGHEVIPLDVRTLPPEALLHADLGHPAIARAVALFERADGVVIGTPVYKAAYSGLLKSLLDLLPQYALTGKTVLPLATGGTTAHVLAIDYALRPVLSSMGPATITPGWFTLDKDITVGDDGALTVAPGSAEALAQVTDHFSAALGGRPTLLTTTG; the protein is encoded by the coding sequence ATGGCCACCGTCCTGTCCGTCTCCGGAAGCCCCTCCGCCACCTCCCGCACCGCACGGCTGCTGCGCCACCTGGACGACCGTCTCGTCGCCCAGGGCCACGAGGTGATCCCCCTGGACGTCCGTACGCTCCCGCCCGAGGCCCTGCTGCACGCCGATCTCGGCCACCCGGCGATCGCCCGGGCCGTCGCCCTGTTCGAGCGGGCCGACGGTGTGGTGATCGGCACCCCCGTCTACAAGGCCGCCTACTCCGGGCTGCTGAAGTCGCTGCTGGATCTGCTGCCGCAGTACGCCCTGACCGGCAAGACCGTCCTTCCGCTCGCCACCGGCGGCACCACCGCCCATGTGCTGGCGATCGACTACGCCCTGCGTCCCGTGCTGAGTTCGATGGGCCCCGCCACCATCACCCCGGGCTGGTTCACCCTCGACAAGGACATCACGGTGGGCGACGACGGGGCGCTGACCGTCGCCCCGGGCTCGGCCGAGGCCCTGGCCCAGGTCACGGACCATTTCTCGGCCGCGCTCGGCGGCCGTCCGACACTGCTGACGACCACCGGGTGA